The Girardinichthys multiradiatus isolate DD_20200921_A chromosome 6, DD_fGirMul_XY1, whole genome shotgun sequence genome window below encodes:
- the LOC124870498 gene encoding neurofilament heavy polypeptide-like isoform X3, which produces MGSDEDAALLVLIHQHLKVSGYREAAQLLEEHLTQVEMPVESLNLHDIYTGWMKLCSLAQHAKQETEIDSGTLKTKVIKQEEEEAADVKLYSVAGDNKADDKPLSVSKMEVVASSTAETTTGTVSDQNLDPADKTQTGRSDGGASKSSDSEVEEEWKKTSTDTKTVPTEASVVASNEGKSSISASSDTERTSEPTQGNSDPINPSQPETQLRTSDPAEVSGSESEQEEENEEEQEPQAVINSPEVTKETCASEPIDAVQVATVCSSQETNVAELLEEEQLTAAERSVHAESVSDPTVEDTSNQAAEREAPPPADADSEIPQVVRFETEEEDELKTPVATEDQSDASDPPAREAAEVQEDDDSCIILNIQTNEAAKQQPAELFGDPITARKKKKSKKGSAETSWVDIAVTPSTDVAYTDTLSDSPLTSRSKKKKRKGKKRDEMANEEKNKNKVSEESQVAKPKKKAKKRKREDMEETIFPLENTSKKKKKKQQLTDGMKHKTEMTGMDEGNSGNSAETRLRKNKKKREELQFKEAPAEGEKEQTKATADSNSSQLSSAKKKKHLRRKLSLKKRLKLRKKEMMRKAQSPNFHAGQTITGRKKQKQEQKETGKSPRPKTEINTEQEESSWKENQPPRRRKRRKSVMNILDAPEDESEFSKEKKEKKKKTKMGEISPPDMVTQLPPAKKKKKDRLKIQLEDTEAPPAVSEDLLITWQRLHLWTRKPKYWSFHSQLL; this is translated from the exons ATGGGCTCAGACGAGGACGCTGCTCTGCTGGTTTTAATCCACCAACACCTGAAGGTGAGCGGCTACAGAGAAGCTGCCCAGCTGCTGGAGGAACATCTAACTcag GTGGAGATGCCAGTGGAGAGTTTAAACCTACATGACATCTACACTGGATGGATGAA GCTGTGCTCTCTAGCTCAGCACGCCAAGCAGGAGACAGAAATTGATTCTGGAACCTTGAAGACTAAAGTGATCAagcaagaagaagaggaggctgCAGATGTAAAACTCTACAGTGTAGCAGGGGACAATAAAGCAGACGACAAGCCTCTAAGTG TGTCTAAGATGGAGGTTGTGGCGTCGTCCACTGCAGAGACCACGACTGGGACCGTTTCTGATCAGAACCTGGATCCTGCTGATAAAACCCAAACTGGGAGATCAGACGGTGGCGCATCCAAGTCCTCTGACAGTGAAGTGGAAGAAGAATGGAAGAAAACAAGCACAGATACAAAG ACAGTCCCAACTGAAGCATCGGTTGTGGCATCTAACGAGGGGAAAAGCTCCATCTCTGCTTCCTCAGACACTGAGAGAACATCTGAACCCACTCAGGGCAACTCTGACCCAATTAATCCTTCTCAGCCTGAAACACAACTGCGAACCTCTGATCCAGCTGAGGTGTCTGGCTCTGAGAGCGAGCAGGAAGAGGAGAACGAGGAAGAGCAG gagCCACAAGCTGTTATAAACTCCCCTGAAGTCACAAAGGAAACTTGTGCATCAGAACCGATCGATGCTGTTCAAGTAGCCACCGTTTGTTCCTCTCAGGAGACAAATGTAGCGGAGCTCCTGGAGGAGGAGCAGCTCACAGCTGCAGAG AGATCCGTTCACGCTGAGTCTGTCTCTGACCCGACAGTCGAGGACACCTCCAATCAGGCCGCAGAGAGAGAGGCCCCGCCCCCTGCAG ATGCAGACTCTGAAATTCCACAAGTGGTGAGATTTGAG ACAGAGGAAGAAGACGAGCTAAAGACGCCGGTGGCCACAGAGGACCAGAGCGATGCTTCTGATCCTCCAGCTCGAG AAGCTGCAGAAGTGCAGGAAGACGATGACTCCTGCATCATCCTCAACATCCAGACCAACGAAGCGGCCAAGCAGCAACCAGCAGAGCTCTTTGGAGACCCAATCACTgccaggaaaaagaaaaagtccAAAAAGGGTTCTGCTGAGACATCTTGGGTGGACATTGCAGTCACACCAAGCACTGATGTCGCCTATACAGACACACTCAGTGACTCTCCTCTGACAAGCAggtcaaaaaagaagaaaaggaaggGCAAAAAGAGAGATGAGATGGCAAACGAAGAGAAGAATAAGAACAAAGTGTCAGAAGAGTCTCAAGTAGCTAAACCAAAGAAGAAAgcaaagaaaaggaagagagaAGATATGGAGGAGACCATCTTTCCTTTAGAAAACACaagtaaaaagaagaagaagaagcagcagcttaCAGATGGGATGAAGCATAAGACTGAGATGACTGGAATGGATGAGGGGAATTCTGGGAACTCTGCAGAGACGAGACTGAggaaaaataagaagaaaaggGAGGAGCTGCAGTTTAAAGAAGCACCAGCAGAGGGTGAGAAAGAGCAGACGAAGGCCACAGCTG ACAGCAACTCATCTCAGCTCTCCtctgcaaagaagaagaaacatctcAGGAGGAAGCTGAGCCTGAAGAAGAGGTTAAAGCTTCGGAAGAAAGAGATGATGAGGAAAGCACAGAGTCCCAACTTTCACGCCGGACAGACCATCACAGGAAGAAAAAA ACAAAAGCAGGAGCAAAAGGAAACCGGCAAGTCTCCTCGACCAAAGAcggaaataaacacagaacaagAAGAAAGTTCATGGAAGGAAAACCAACCTccaaggaggaggaagaggaggaaatcTGTGATGAACATCCTGGACGCTCCTGAAGATGAATCTGAATTTtcaaaagagaaaaaggaaaagaagaaaaaaacaaagatgggAGAAATCTCACCTCCTGATATGGTGACCCAACTTCCACCTGCAAAGAAAAAGA AGAAGGACAGATTAAAGATACAACTAGAAGACACAGAAGCTCCTCCTGCTGTTTCTGAG GATTTGCTCATCACATGGCAACGGTTGCATCTTTGGACCAGAAAACCCAAATACTGGAGTTTTCATTCCCAATTACTCTGA
- the LOC124870498 gene encoding uncharacterized protein DDB_G0286299-like isoform X5: MGSDEDAALLVLIHQHLKVSGYREAAQLLEEHLTQVEMPVESLNLHDIYTGWMKLCSLAQHAKQETEIDSGTLKTKVIKQEEEEAADVKLYSVAGDNKADDKPLSVSKMEVVASSTAETTTGTVSDQNLDPADKTQTGRSDGGASKSSDSEVEEEWKKTSTDTKTVPTEASVVASNEGKSSISASSDTERTSEPTQGNSDPINPSQPETQLRTSDPAEVSGSESEQEEENEEEQEPQAVINSPEVTKETCASEPIDAVQVATVCSSQETNVAELLEEEQLTAAERSVHAESVSDPTVEDTSNQAAEREAPPPADADSEIPQVVRFETEEEDELKTPVATEDQSDASDPPAREAAEVQEDDDSCIILNIQTNEAAKQQPAELFGDPITARKKKKSKKGSAETSWVDIAVTPSTDVAYTDTLSDSPLTSRSKKKKRKGKKRDEMANEEKNKNKVSEESQVAKPKKKAKKRKREDMEETIFPLENTSKKKKKKQQLTDGMKHKTEMTGMDEGNSGNSAETRLRKNKKKREELQFKEAPAEGEKEQTKATADSNSSQLSSAKKKKHLRRKLSLKKRLKLRKKEMMRKAQSPNFHAGQTITGRKKQKQEQKETGKSPRPKTEINTEQEESSWKENQPPRRRKRRKSVMNILDAPEDESEFSKEKKEKKKKTKMGEISPPDMVTQLPPAKKKKKDRLKIQLEDTEAPPAVSEKKKKTTKKLQ; this comes from the exons ATGGGCTCAGACGAGGACGCTGCTCTGCTGGTTTTAATCCACCAACACCTGAAGGTGAGCGGCTACAGAGAAGCTGCCCAGCTGCTGGAGGAACATCTAACTcag GTGGAGATGCCAGTGGAGAGTTTAAACCTACATGACATCTACACTGGATGGATGAA GCTGTGCTCTCTAGCTCAGCACGCCAAGCAGGAGACAGAAATTGATTCTGGAACCTTGAAGACTAAAGTGATCAagcaagaagaagaggaggctgCAGATGTAAAACTCTACAGTGTAGCAGGGGACAATAAAGCAGACGACAAGCCTCTAAGTG TGTCTAAGATGGAGGTTGTGGCGTCGTCCACTGCAGAGACCACGACTGGGACCGTTTCTGATCAGAACCTGGATCCTGCTGATAAAACCCAAACTGGGAGATCAGACGGTGGCGCATCCAAGTCCTCTGACAGTGAAGTGGAAGAAGAATGGAAGAAAACAAGCACAGATACAAAG ACAGTCCCAACTGAAGCATCGGTTGTGGCATCTAACGAGGGGAAAAGCTCCATCTCTGCTTCCTCAGACACTGAGAGAACATCTGAACCCACTCAGGGCAACTCTGACCCAATTAATCCTTCTCAGCCTGAAACACAACTGCGAACCTCTGATCCAGCTGAGGTGTCTGGCTCTGAGAGCGAGCAGGAAGAGGAGAACGAGGAAGAGCAG gagCCACAAGCTGTTATAAACTCCCCTGAAGTCACAAAGGAAACTTGTGCATCAGAACCGATCGATGCTGTTCAAGTAGCCACCGTTTGTTCCTCTCAGGAGACAAATGTAGCGGAGCTCCTGGAGGAGGAGCAGCTCACAGCTGCAGAG AGATCCGTTCACGCTGAGTCTGTCTCTGACCCGACAGTCGAGGACACCTCCAATCAGGCCGCAGAGAGAGAGGCCCCGCCCCCTGCAG ATGCAGACTCTGAAATTCCACAAGTGGTGAGATTTGAG ACAGAGGAAGAAGACGAGCTAAAGACGCCGGTGGCCACAGAGGACCAGAGCGATGCTTCTGATCCTCCAGCTCGAG AAGCTGCAGAAGTGCAGGAAGACGATGACTCCTGCATCATCCTCAACATCCAGACCAACGAAGCGGCCAAGCAGCAACCAGCAGAGCTCTTTGGAGACCCAATCACTgccaggaaaaagaaaaagtccAAAAAGGGTTCTGCTGAGACATCTTGGGTGGACATTGCAGTCACACCAAGCACTGATGTCGCCTATACAGACACACTCAGTGACTCTCCTCTGACAAGCAggtcaaaaaagaagaaaaggaaggGCAAAAAGAGAGATGAGATGGCAAACGAAGAGAAGAATAAGAACAAAGTGTCAGAAGAGTCTCAAGTAGCTAAACCAAAGAAGAAAgcaaagaaaaggaagagagaAGATATGGAGGAGACCATCTTTCCTTTAGAAAACACaagtaaaaagaagaagaagaagcagcagcttaCAGATGGGATGAAGCATAAGACTGAGATGACTGGAATGGATGAGGGGAATTCTGGGAACTCTGCAGAGACGAGACTGAggaaaaataagaagaaaaggGAGGAGCTGCAGTTTAAAGAAGCACCAGCAGAGGGTGAGAAAGAGCAGACGAAGGCCACAGCTG ACAGCAACTCATCTCAGCTCTCCtctgcaaagaagaagaaacatctcAGGAGGAAGCTGAGCCTGAAGAAGAGGTTAAAGCTTCGGAAGAAAGAGATGATGAGGAAAGCACAGAGTCCCAACTTTCACGCCGGACAGACCATCACAGGAAGAAAAAA ACAAAAGCAGGAGCAAAAGGAAACCGGCAAGTCTCCTCGACCAAAGAcggaaataaacacagaacaagAAGAAAGTTCATGGAAGGAAAACCAACCTccaaggaggaggaagaggaggaaatcTGTGATGAACATCCTGGACGCTCCTGAAGATGAATCTGAATTTtcaaaagagaaaaaggaaaagaagaaaaaaacaaagatgggAGAAATCTCACCTCCTGATATGGTGACCCAACTTCCACCTGCAAAGAAAAAGA AGAAGGACAGATTAAAGATACAACTAGAAGACACAGAAGCTCCTCCTGCTGTTTCTGAG aaaaaaaaaaaaacaaccaaaaagcTGCAGTAA
- the LOC124870498 gene encoding neurofilament heavy polypeptide-like isoform X1, with protein sequence MGSDEDAALLVLIHQHLKVSGYREAAQLLEEHLTQVEMPVESLNLHDIYTGWMKLCSLAQHAKQETEIDSGTLKTKVIKQEEEEAADVKLYSVAGDNKADDKPLSVSKMEVVASSTAETTTGTVSDQNLDPADKTQTGRSDGGASKSSDSEVEEEWKKTSTDTKTVPTEASVVASNEGKSSISASSDTERTSEPTQGNSDPINPSQPETQLRTSDPAEVSGSESEQEEENEEEQEPQAVINSPEVTKETCASEPIDAVQVATVCSSQETNVAELLEEEQLTAAERSVHAESVSDPTVEDTSNQAAEREAPPPADADSEIPQVVRFETEEEDELKTPVATEDQSDASDPPAREAAEVQEDDDSCIILNIQTNEAAKQQPAELFGDPITARKKKKSKKGSAETSWVDIAVTPSTDVAYTDTLSDSPLTSRSKKKKRKGKKRDEMANEEKNKNKVSEESQVAKPKKKAKKRKREDMEETIFPLENTSKKKKKKQQLTDGMKHKTEMTGMDEGNSGNSAETRLRKNKKKREELQFKEAPAEGEKEQTKATADSNSSQLSSAKKKKHLRRKLSLKKRLKLRKKEMMRKAQSPNFHAGQTITGRKKQKQEQKETGKSPRPKTEINTEQEESSWKENQPPRRRKRRKSVMNILDAPEDESEFSKEKKEKKKKTKMGEISPPDMVTQLPPAKKKKKDRLKIQLEDTEAPPAVSEAKNFFPNVIYFQTACMFAQSEPFFTEFIL encoded by the exons ATGGGCTCAGACGAGGACGCTGCTCTGCTGGTTTTAATCCACCAACACCTGAAGGTGAGCGGCTACAGAGAAGCTGCCCAGCTGCTGGAGGAACATCTAACTcag GTGGAGATGCCAGTGGAGAGTTTAAACCTACATGACATCTACACTGGATGGATGAA GCTGTGCTCTCTAGCTCAGCACGCCAAGCAGGAGACAGAAATTGATTCTGGAACCTTGAAGACTAAAGTGATCAagcaagaagaagaggaggctgCAGATGTAAAACTCTACAGTGTAGCAGGGGACAATAAAGCAGACGACAAGCCTCTAAGTG TGTCTAAGATGGAGGTTGTGGCGTCGTCCACTGCAGAGACCACGACTGGGACCGTTTCTGATCAGAACCTGGATCCTGCTGATAAAACCCAAACTGGGAGATCAGACGGTGGCGCATCCAAGTCCTCTGACAGTGAAGTGGAAGAAGAATGGAAGAAAACAAGCACAGATACAAAG ACAGTCCCAACTGAAGCATCGGTTGTGGCATCTAACGAGGGGAAAAGCTCCATCTCTGCTTCCTCAGACACTGAGAGAACATCTGAACCCACTCAGGGCAACTCTGACCCAATTAATCCTTCTCAGCCTGAAACACAACTGCGAACCTCTGATCCAGCTGAGGTGTCTGGCTCTGAGAGCGAGCAGGAAGAGGAGAACGAGGAAGAGCAG gagCCACAAGCTGTTATAAACTCCCCTGAAGTCACAAAGGAAACTTGTGCATCAGAACCGATCGATGCTGTTCAAGTAGCCACCGTTTGTTCCTCTCAGGAGACAAATGTAGCGGAGCTCCTGGAGGAGGAGCAGCTCACAGCTGCAGAG AGATCCGTTCACGCTGAGTCTGTCTCTGACCCGACAGTCGAGGACACCTCCAATCAGGCCGCAGAGAGAGAGGCCCCGCCCCCTGCAG ATGCAGACTCTGAAATTCCACAAGTGGTGAGATTTGAG ACAGAGGAAGAAGACGAGCTAAAGACGCCGGTGGCCACAGAGGACCAGAGCGATGCTTCTGATCCTCCAGCTCGAG AAGCTGCAGAAGTGCAGGAAGACGATGACTCCTGCATCATCCTCAACATCCAGACCAACGAAGCGGCCAAGCAGCAACCAGCAGAGCTCTTTGGAGACCCAATCACTgccaggaaaaagaaaaagtccAAAAAGGGTTCTGCTGAGACATCTTGGGTGGACATTGCAGTCACACCAAGCACTGATGTCGCCTATACAGACACACTCAGTGACTCTCCTCTGACAAGCAggtcaaaaaagaagaaaaggaaggGCAAAAAGAGAGATGAGATGGCAAACGAAGAGAAGAATAAGAACAAAGTGTCAGAAGAGTCTCAAGTAGCTAAACCAAAGAAGAAAgcaaagaaaaggaagagagaAGATATGGAGGAGACCATCTTTCCTTTAGAAAACACaagtaaaaagaagaagaagaagcagcagcttaCAGATGGGATGAAGCATAAGACTGAGATGACTGGAATGGATGAGGGGAATTCTGGGAACTCTGCAGAGACGAGACTGAggaaaaataagaagaaaaggGAGGAGCTGCAGTTTAAAGAAGCACCAGCAGAGGGTGAGAAAGAGCAGACGAAGGCCACAGCTG ACAGCAACTCATCTCAGCTCTCCtctgcaaagaagaagaaacatctcAGGAGGAAGCTGAGCCTGAAGAAGAGGTTAAAGCTTCGGAAGAAAGAGATGATGAGGAAAGCACAGAGTCCCAACTTTCACGCCGGACAGACCATCACAGGAAGAAAAAA ACAAAAGCAGGAGCAAAAGGAAACCGGCAAGTCTCCTCGACCAAAGAcggaaataaacacagaacaagAAGAAAGTTCATGGAAGGAAAACCAACCTccaaggaggaggaagaggaggaaatcTGTGATGAACATCCTGGACGCTCCTGAAGATGAATCTGAATTTtcaaaagagaaaaaggaaaagaagaaaaaaacaaagatgggAGAAATCTCACCTCCTGATATGGTGACCCAACTTCCACCTGCAAAGAAAAAGA AGAAGGACAGATTAAAGATACAACTAGAAGACACAGAAGCTCCTCCTGCTGTTTCTGAG GCCAAGAACTTTTTCCCTAATGTCATCTATTTCCAGACGGCTTGCATGTTTGCTCAGAGTGAACCATtcttcacagaattcatcttgtaa
- the LOC124870498 gene encoding neurofilament heavy polypeptide-like isoform X2 — MGSDEDAALLVLIHQHLKVSGYREAAQLLEEHLTQVEMPVESLNLHDIYTGWMKLCSLAQHAKQETEIDSGTLKTKVIKQEEEEAADVKLYSVAGDNKADDKPLSVSKMEVVASSTAETTTGTVSDQNLDPADKTQTGRSDGGASKSSDSEVEEEWKKTSTDTKTVPTEASVVASNEGKSSISASSDTERTSEPTQGNSDPINPSQPETQLRTSDPAEVSGSESEQEEENEEEQEPQAVINSPEVTKETCASEPIDAVQVATVCSSQETNVAELLEEEQLTAAERSVHAESVSDPTVEDTSNQAAEREAPPPADADSEIPQVVRFETEEEDELKTPVATEDQSDASDPPARAAEVQEDDDSCIILNIQTNEAAKQQPAELFGDPITARKKKKSKKGSAETSWVDIAVTPSTDVAYTDTLSDSPLTSRSKKKKRKGKKRDEMANEEKNKNKVSEESQVAKPKKKAKKRKREDMEETIFPLENTSKKKKKKQQLTDGMKHKTEMTGMDEGNSGNSAETRLRKNKKKREELQFKEAPAEGEKEQTKATADSNSSQLSSAKKKKHLRRKLSLKKRLKLRKKEMMRKAQSPNFHAGQTITGRKKQKQEQKETGKSPRPKTEINTEQEESSWKENQPPRRRKRRKSVMNILDAPEDESEFSKEKKEKKKKTKMGEISPPDMVTQLPPAKKKKKDRLKIQLEDTEAPPAVSEAKNFFPNVIYFQTACMFAQSEPFFTEFIL; from the exons ATGGGCTCAGACGAGGACGCTGCTCTGCTGGTTTTAATCCACCAACACCTGAAGGTGAGCGGCTACAGAGAAGCTGCCCAGCTGCTGGAGGAACATCTAACTcag GTGGAGATGCCAGTGGAGAGTTTAAACCTACATGACATCTACACTGGATGGATGAA GCTGTGCTCTCTAGCTCAGCACGCCAAGCAGGAGACAGAAATTGATTCTGGAACCTTGAAGACTAAAGTGATCAagcaagaagaagaggaggctgCAGATGTAAAACTCTACAGTGTAGCAGGGGACAATAAAGCAGACGACAAGCCTCTAAGTG TGTCTAAGATGGAGGTTGTGGCGTCGTCCACTGCAGAGACCACGACTGGGACCGTTTCTGATCAGAACCTGGATCCTGCTGATAAAACCCAAACTGGGAGATCAGACGGTGGCGCATCCAAGTCCTCTGACAGTGAAGTGGAAGAAGAATGGAAGAAAACAAGCACAGATACAAAG ACAGTCCCAACTGAAGCATCGGTTGTGGCATCTAACGAGGGGAAAAGCTCCATCTCTGCTTCCTCAGACACTGAGAGAACATCTGAACCCACTCAGGGCAACTCTGACCCAATTAATCCTTCTCAGCCTGAAACACAACTGCGAACCTCTGATCCAGCTGAGGTGTCTGGCTCTGAGAGCGAGCAGGAAGAGGAGAACGAGGAAGAGCAG gagCCACAAGCTGTTATAAACTCCCCTGAAGTCACAAAGGAAACTTGTGCATCAGAACCGATCGATGCTGTTCAAGTAGCCACCGTTTGTTCCTCTCAGGAGACAAATGTAGCGGAGCTCCTGGAGGAGGAGCAGCTCACAGCTGCAGAG AGATCCGTTCACGCTGAGTCTGTCTCTGACCCGACAGTCGAGGACACCTCCAATCAGGCCGCAGAGAGAGAGGCCCCGCCCCCTGCAG ATGCAGACTCTGAAATTCCACAAGTGGTGAGATTTGAG ACAGAGGAAGAAGACGAGCTAAAGACGCCGGTGGCCACAGAGGACCAGAGCGATGCTTCTGATCCTCCAGCTCGAG CTGCAGAAGTGCAGGAAGACGATGACTCCTGCATCATCCTCAACATCCAGACCAACGAAGCGGCCAAGCAGCAACCAGCAGAGCTCTTTGGAGACCCAATCACTgccaggaaaaagaaaaagtccAAAAAGGGTTCTGCTGAGACATCTTGGGTGGACATTGCAGTCACACCAAGCACTGATGTCGCCTATACAGACACACTCAGTGACTCTCCTCTGACAAGCAggtcaaaaaagaagaaaaggaaggGCAAAAAGAGAGATGAGATGGCAAACGAAGAGAAGAATAAGAACAAAGTGTCAGAAGAGTCTCAAGTAGCTAAACCAAAGAAGAAAgcaaagaaaaggaagagagaAGATATGGAGGAGACCATCTTTCCTTTAGAAAACACaagtaaaaagaagaagaagaagcagcagcttaCAGATGGGATGAAGCATAAGACTGAGATGACTGGAATGGATGAGGGGAATTCTGGGAACTCTGCAGAGACGAGACTGAggaaaaataagaagaaaaggGAGGAGCTGCAGTTTAAAGAAGCACCAGCAGAGGGTGAGAAAGAGCAGACGAAGGCCACAGCTG ACAGCAACTCATCTCAGCTCTCCtctgcaaagaagaagaaacatctcAGGAGGAAGCTGAGCCTGAAGAAGAGGTTAAAGCTTCGGAAGAAAGAGATGATGAGGAAAGCACAGAGTCCCAACTTTCACGCCGGACAGACCATCACAGGAAGAAAAAA ACAAAAGCAGGAGCAAAAGGAAACCGGCAAGTCTCCTCGACCAAAGAcggaaataaacacagaacaagAAGAAAGTTCATGGAAGGAAAACCAACCTccaaggaggaggaagaggaggaaatcTGTGATGAACATCCTGGACGCTCCTGAAGATGAATCTGAATTTtcaaaagagaaaaaggaaaagaagaaaaaaacaaagatgggAGAAATCTCACCTCCTGATATGGTGACCCAACTTCCACCTGCAAAGAAAAAGA AGAAGGACAGATTAAAGATACAACTAGAAGACACAGAAGCTCCTCCTGCTGTTTCTGAG GCCAAGAACTTTTTCCCTAATGTCATCTATTTCCAGACGGCTTGCATGTTTGCTCAGAGTGAACCATtcttcacagaattcatcttgtaa
- the LOC124870498 gene encoding neurofilament heavy polypeptide-like isoform X4, whose amino-acid sequence MGSDEDAALLVLIHQHLKVSGYREAAQLLEEHLTQVEMPVESLNLHDIYTGWMKLCSLAQHAKQETEIDSGTLKTKVIKQEEEEAADVKLYSVAGDNKADDKPLSVSKMEVVASSTAETTTGTVSDQNLDPADKTQTGRSDGGASKSSDSEVEEEWKKTSTDTKTVPTEASVVASNEGKSSISASSDTERTSEPTQGNSDPINPSQPETQLRTSDPAEVSGSESEQEEENEEEQEPQAVINSPEVTKETCASEPIDAVQVATVCSSQETNVAELLEEEQLTAAERSVHAESVSDPTVEDTSNQAAEREAPPPADADSEIPQVVRFETEEEDELKTPVATEDQSDASDPPAREAAEVQEDDDSCIILNIQTNEAAKQQPAELFGDPITARKKKKSKKGSAETSWVDIAVTPSTDVAYTDTLSDSPLTSRSKKKKRKGKKRDEMANEEKNKNKVSEESQVAKPKKKAKKRKREDMEETIFPLENTSKKKKKKQQLTDGMKHKTEMTGMDEGNSGNSAETRLRKNKKKREELQFKEAPAEGEKEQTKATADSNSSQLSSAKKKKHLRRKLSLKKRLKLRKKEMMRKAQSPNFHAGQTITGRKKQKQEQKETGKSPRPKTEINTEQEESSWKENQPPRRRKRRKSVMNILDAPEDESEFSKEKKEKKKKTKMGEISPPDMVTQLPPAKKKKKDRLKIQLEDTEAPPAVSETACMFAQSEPFFTEFIL is encoded by the exons ATGGGCTCAGACGAGGACGCTGCTCTGCTGGTTTTAATCCACCAACACCTGAAGGTGAGCGGCTACAGAGAAGCTGCCCAGCTGCTGGAGGAACATCTAACTcag GTGGAGATGCCAGTGGAGAGTTTAAACCTACATGACATCTACACTGGATGGATGAA GCTGTGCTCTCTAGCTCAGCACGCCAAGCAGGAGACAGAAATTGATTCTGGAACCTTGAAGACTAAAGTGATCAagcaagaagaagaggaggctgCAGATGTAAAACTCTACAGTGTAGCAGGGGACAATAAAGCAGACGACAAGCCTCTAAGTG TGTCTAAGATGGAGGTTGTGGCGTCGTCCACTGCAGAGACCACGACTGGGACCGTTTCTGATCAGAACCTGGATCCTGCTGATAAAACCCAAACTGGGAGATCAGACGGTGGCGCATCCAAGTCCTCTGACAGTGAAGTGGAAGAAGAATGGAAGAAAACAAGCACAGATACAAAG ACAGTCCCAACTGAAGCATCGGTTGTGGCATCTAACGAGGGGAAAAGCTCCATCTCTGCTTCCTCAGACACTGAGAGAACATCTGAACCCACTCAGGGCAACTCTGACCCAATTAATCCTTCTCAGCCTGAAACACAACTGCGAACCTCTGATCCAGCTGAGGTGTCTGGCTCTGAGAGCGAGCAGGAAGAGGAGAACGAGGAAGAGCAG gagCCACAAGCTGTTATAAACTCCCCTGAAGTCACAAAGGAAACTTGTGCATCAGAACCGATCGATGCTGTTCAAGTAGCCACCGTTTGTTCCTCTCAGGAGACAAATGTAGCGGAGCTCCTGGAGGAGGAGCAGCTCACAGCTGCAGAG AGATCCGTTCACGCTGAGTCTGTCTCTGACCCGACAGTCGAGGACACCTCCAATCAGGCCGCAGAGAGAGAGGCCCCGCCCCCTGCAG ATGCAGACTCTGAAATTCCACAAGTGGTGAGATTTGAG ACAGAGGAAGAAGACGAGCTAAAGACGCCGGTGGCCACAGAGGACCAGAGCGATGCTTCTGATCCTCCAGCTCGAG AAGCTGCAGAAGTGCAGGAAGACGATGACTCCTGCATCATCCTCAACATCCAGACCAACGAAGCGGCCAAGCAGCAACCAGCAGAGCTCTTTGGAGACCCAATCACTgccaggaaaaagaaaaagtccAAAAAGGGTTCTGCTGAGACATCTTGGGTGGACATTGCAGTCACACCAAGCACTGATGTCGCCTATACAGACACACTCAGTGACTCTCCTCTGACAAGCAggtcaaaaaagaagaaaaggaaggGCAAAAAGAGAGATGAGATGGCAAACGAAGAGAAGAATAAGAACAAAGTGTCAGAAGAGTCTCAAGTAGCTAAACCAAAGAAGAAAgcaaagaaaaggaagagagaAGATATGGAGGAGACCATCTTTCCTTTAGAAAACACaagtaaaaagaagaagaagaagcagcagcttaCAGATGGGATGAAGCATAAGACTGAGATGACTGGAATGGATGAGGGGAATTCTGGGAACTCTGCAGAGACGAGACTGAggaaaaataagaagaaaaggGAGGAGCTGCAGTTTAAAGAAGCACCAGCAGAGGGTGAGAAAGAGCAGACGAAGGCCACAGCTG ACAGCAACTCATCTCAGCTCTCCtctgcaaagaagaagaaacatctcAGGAGGAAGCTGAGCCTGAAGAAGAGGTTAAAGCTTCGGAAGAAAGAGATGATGAGGAAAGCACAGAGTCCCAACTTTCACGCCGGACAGACCATCACAGGAAGAAAAAA ACAAAAGCAGGAGCAAAAGGAAACCGGCAAGTCTCCTCGACCAAAGAcggaaataaacacagaacaagAAGAAAGTTCATGGAAGGAAAACCAACCTccaaggaggaggaagaggaggaaatcTGTGATGAACATCCTGGACGCTCCTGAAGATGAATCTGAATTTtcaaaagagaaaaaggaaaagaagaaaaaaacaaagatgggAGAAATCTCACCTCCTGATATGGTGACCCAACTTCCACCTGCAAAGAAAAAGA AGAAGGACAGATTAAAGATACAACTAGAAGACACAGAAGCTCCTCCTGCTGTTTCTGAG ACGGCTTGCATGTTTGCTCAGAGTGAACCATtcttcacagaattcatcttgtaa